A stretch of the Papaver somniferum cultivar HN1 chromosome 6, ASM357369v1, whole genome shotgun sequence genome encodes the following:
- the LOC113290669 gene encoding uncharacterized protein LOC113290669 — MGEELNQDRSIKEYMYPTRESQPSCIILPADAGRFELKASTIHMLPVFRGVDAENPYHHVRDFEDICGTLRFNQMPEESLKLRLFPFSLKEKAKSWMYALEPQSVRTWDELTKEFFKKFFPNHKTATFRQSLNVESMCNGLFIDKSANEAWTFLIKVAEKTQQWESISEPKKTAPVDNVRRIESNFEEHAKVGSLDRRVEVLEMQKNVKTTAPTLRDQIEMATCAACHSSDHLVDSCPDLHEFQESRVEHANALYHKQENNPYSQTYNPGWRNHPNFSWSKGHIQKSAFQASTSTCDEPSHNQVNVVTTLRSGKVVENNVGVPQSKESNSDLQMHTTPQKTSSIEKESEQDSDSTNSTDVNVPISSSVPVAPFPQRLMQ; from the exons ATGGGTGAAGAATTAAACCAGGACCGTAGTATCAAGGagtatatgtacccaactagggaAAGCCAACCCTCTTGCATCATTCTACCAGCTGATGCTGGTCGGTTTGAACTGAAAGCAAGCACAATTCATATGTTGCCTGTGTTTAgaggggttgatgctgaaaacccCTACCACCATGTCAGAGATTTTGAAGATATTTGTGGGACTCTGCGTTTTAACCAAATGCCGGAAGAGTCTCTGAAACTGAGACtgtttcctttctctttgaaagaAAAAGCTAAGTCTTGGATGTATGCCTTAGAACCACAGTCCGTTAGAACATGGGATGAGCTTACAAAAGAATTTTTTAAAAAGTTTTTCCCTAACCATAAGACTGCGACctttcgtcaaagtctgaatg ttgagtcaatgtgcaatggttTATTTATTGACAAGAGTGCTAATGAGGCTTGGACTTTCTTAATCAAAGTCGCCGAAAAGACTCAGCAGTGGGAGTCCATCAGTGAACCTAAAAAGACTGCCCCTGTTGATAATGTTCGTAGAATTGAGTCCAACTTTGAAGAACATGCAAAGGTTGGATCCTTGGATAGGAGAGTAGAAGTGTTAGAGATGCAGAAGAATGTGAAAACTACTGCCCCTACTCTCCGTGACCAAATTGAAATGGCCACTTGTGCCGCATGCCACAGTTCAGACCACCTAGTGGATAGTTGTCCAGACCTACATGAATTTCAAGAGTCTAGAGTTGAACATGCTAATGCTTTATATCATAAGCAAGAGAACAACCCTTATTCTCAGACCTATAACCCAGGGTGGAGGaatcaccctaacttttcatggtctaaggggcAT ATTCAGAAAAGTGCATTTCAGGCAAGCACGTCAACTTGCGATGAGCCCTCACATAATCAAGTGAATGTTGTCACTACTCTTCGTAGTGGTAaggttgttgagaacaatgtaggtgTACCACAGTCAAAAGAGTCTAATTCAGACTTACAAATGCACACCACACCACAGAAAACATCCAGTATAgaaaaagaatctgagcaagATAGTGACTCTACGAATTCTACTGATGTTAATGTTCCAATATCATCGTCTGTGCCTGtggccccatttcctcaaaggttGATGCAATAA